In Leucoraja erinacea ecotype New England chromosome 11, Leri_hhj_1, whole genome shotgun sequence, the following are encoded in one genomic region:
- the LOC129701498 gene encoding uncharacterized protein LOC129701498, giving the protein MKPRFICSSLPAGLMIGFIVFLLRPVSNQKTRNQIYFKDNEGDIVLKGPDNPGNDTLVWEWEPHSRRGKQTVVTLRIQGGDTWSKQWGNGRENTIMNQEVVVDLRTVNLTIKKPTFKWSGLFTLTETHPRKLILKQYEIYGIKVEASPYRPLLGSDVTLSCTISRLSDTVSLHWRPMDSSQQNRSNTDQIRLNNTVYLMIRHVTVEDGKLYVCEVKENGNIVHTSNGNFTVNNTLYKTKYTVYRSSTDHSELHLVCYNSRGDSSTAMTWTSRRLQQQQQQVLASTTHSQSINVKGADFGNRLVTSVKPFDGKDFSLRIVPVFFQDARCYKCYLGKDTSVNEVGVSPFLTIDLITVKVTAEPSDAVTEGDNVTLTCSVSHVTESMRLVWINGDDKSVGEKTLTVEEKSQNLVIQKVERGRGNWRCGLFHQHLPRLLVPYYQEPSGKRLRVCSSYLELWSHFDVTYYCPICQHSLLLYSMCGRLCCGAVPGIMDSGITPSPSANIEASLSM; this is encoded by the exons ATGAAGCCCAGGTTTATCTGCAGCAGTTTGCCAGCTGGTTTGATGATCGGTTTCATTGTTTTCCTGCTTCGACCCGTTTCCAACCAGA AAACCAGAAATCAGATTTATTTCAAGGATAATGAAGGCGACATTGTGTTAAAAGGACCAGACAATCCTGGGAATGACACTCTTGTCTGGGAATGGGAACCGCACTCGAGGCGGGGAAAACAGACAGTGGTAACTCTCCGTATCCAGGGCGGGGACACGTGGAGCAAACAGTGGGGCAATGGCCGGGAAAACACCATTATGAACCAGGAGGTGGTTGTGGATCTCCGTACTGTTAATCTGACAATAAAAAAACCCACATTTAAATGGTCGGGATTGTTCACCTTGACTGAAACACATCCGAGGAAATTGATCCTGAAACAATATGAAATATATGGGATCAAAG TTGAGGCAAGTCCATATCGCCCTCTGCTGGGCAGTGACGTCACACTCAGCTGCACCATCTCCAGACTCTCAGATACAGTCAGTCTTCACTGGAGACCAATGGACTCATCCCAGCAGAACAGGAGCAACACTGATCAGATCCGCCTGAATAACACGGTCTATCTGATGATCCGACATGTTACAGTGGAGGATGGGAAGTTGTATGTGTGTGAAGTGAAGGAAAACGGAAACATTGTTCACACCAGTAATGGAAATTTTACTGTAAACAACA CTTTATATAAAACGAAATACACAGTTTACCGCTCCAGCACAGATCATAGTGAACTTCACCTGGTTTGCTATAACAGTCGTGGGGATTCCAGTACTGCCATGACCTGGACATCACGTCGCCTTCAACAGCAACAACAGCAAGTATTAGCATCAACAACACACTCTCAGTCCATCAATGTCAAAGGGGCCGACTTCGGAAATCGACTGGTGACGTCAGTGAAACCCTTCGATGGCAAGGATTTCAGTTTGAGGATTGTCCCCGTTTTCTTTCAAGATGCCAGATGTTACAAATGTTATCTTGGAAAAGACACATCAGTGAACGAGGTGGGAGTTTCTCCATTTCTCACCATTGATCTAATCACAGTGAAAG TCACAGCTGAACCGTCCGATGCAGTGACTGAGGGAGACAACGTTACCCTGACCTGCTCTGTGTCTCACGTCACTGAGTCAATGAGACTGGTTTGGATCAATGGTgatgacaaaagtgttggagaaaagaCACTGACCGTGGAAGAGAAATCACAGAATCTGGTTATTCAGAAAGTTGAGAGGGGCAGAGGGAACTGGAGATGTGGTTTGTTTCATCAACACCTGCCCCGGCTTTTAGTTCCGTACTATCAGGAGCCCAGTGGTAAGCGACTCAGGGTTTGCTCTTCATATTTAGAATTATGGTCACATTTTGATGTGACTTATTATTGTCCAATTTGCCAGCACTCACTCCTCCTTTATAGCATGTGTGGGAGACTCTGCTGTGGTGCAGTGCCTGGGATTATGGACAGTGGGATAACTCCGTCTCCCTCGGCTAATATTGAAGCTTCCCTTTCCATGTGA